In a single window of the Saccharothrix australiensis genome:
- the cydB gene encoding cytochrome d ubiquinol oxidase subunit II has translation METFWFCVIALLWLGYLFLEGFDFGVGMLLPVLGRDEAERRVLINTIGPVWDGNEVWLLVAAGATFAAFPGWYASLFSSAYLPLTLFLLALIGRGVAFEYRGKVDSARWRRVWDAVIVAGSWVAALGVGLVLSTNVFGLPLDAAGDRVGSPFAAFTLESLLGALAIAGYALVHGAVFLSLKTEGEVRERARALALRTAPFALFPLVVLLLLVQLRFGSVWTYAAAIGVALAAFGAFARLALRREGQAFALMGVAVAGTVVALFGALYPNVLPSTLDPAFTLTVENTASSPYTLTVMTWVAAFGTPAVLIYQGWTYWVFRKRIGTRHIPSVHVP, from the coding sequence GTGGAGACGTTCTGGTTCTGCGTGATCGCCCTGCTGTGGCTGGGCTACCTGTTCCTGGAGGGGTTCGACTTCGGCGTCGGGATGCTGCTGCCCGTCCTGGGCCGCGACGAGGCCGAGCGGCGGGTGCTGATCAACACCATCGGGCCCGTGTGGGACGGCAACGAGGTGTGGCTGCTGGTCGCGGCCGGCGCCACGTTCGCCGCGTTCCCCGGCTGGTACGCGTCGCTGTTCAGCTCCGCCTACCTGCCGCTGACGCTGTTCCTGCTGGCGCTGATCGGGCGCGGGGTGGCGTTCGAGTACCGGGGCAAGGTCGACTCGGCGCGGTGGCGGCGGGTGTGGGACGCGGTGATCGTCGCCGGGTCCTGGGTGGCGGCGCTGGGCGTCGGGCTGGTGCTGAGCACCAACGTCTTCGGCCTGCCGCTGGACGCCGCGGGCGACCGCGTCGGGTCGCCGTTCGCGGCGTTTACGCTGGAGAGCCTGCTGGGCGCGCTGGCGATCGCCGGGTACGCGCTGGTGCACGGCGCGGTGTTCCTGTCGCTGAAGACCGAGGGCGAGGTGCGGGAGCGGGCGCGCGCGCTGGCGTTGCGGACCGCGCCGTTCGCGTTGTTCCCGCTGGTGGTGCTGCTCCTGCTGGTGCAGCTGCGGTTCGGGTCGGTGTGGACGTACGCGGCGGCGATCGGCGTGGCCCTGGCGGCGTTCGGGGCGTTCGCCCGGTTGGCGCTGAGGCGCGAGGGGCAGGCGTTCGCCCTGATGGGCGTCGCGGTGGCGGGCACGGTGGTGGCGCTGTTCGGCGCGCTCTACCCGAACGTGCTGCCGTCCACCCTGGACCCGGCGTTCACGCTCACCGTGGAGAACACCGCTTCGAGCCCCTACACGTTGACCGTGATGACCTGGGTGGCGGCGTTCGGCACCCCGGCCGTGCTGATCTACCAGGGGTGGACGTACTGGGTGTTCCGCAAGCGCATCGGAACGCGCCACATCCCTTCCGTGCACGTGCCCTGA